The genomic interval GTGTCTTTACAGGTTTAAGTAAAGTTAAAGCTGAAAAAGGCGACTTATTTTATGCGATTACCCCAGAAAAGGTAATCCTGATTGATCAGGCAAAGTAGCACTGGTTAACAACCAAAAGCCGTAGTTACTTGATCTGGAAACAGTATTGGTTTGATTAAGCGAATTAATACTGGTTGACTACGCAAGTTAATGCTTGTTTGATTACGCAAAGTAATTCTGGTTTAATCAGAAAGTCGCTCCTGATTAAACCAGTACAAATATTATAGTTTAATCTGCAGACTCAGCGATTAGCGAAAGTAACATATTCACGACTGTTTTATCAGTTTTAAAAGTTACATCACTTTCTGCAAGTGCATTCAGATCAATCCAGCGGAAAGATTGCAAAGTTTCAGGATCAAAATCAAAAGCTTCTGTTTTGAACTTCATCGTTAAGGTACCTACTTCTCTGACCAGGTAATAGATACTGATGATCTGACTATCATTAAAAGAAGATTTTTCGTAAAAATCTGTTGTATAGAAATGGCTTAAGACTTCTATTTCAGCATTACATTCTTCCATAAATTCACGTTTCAGTGCATCAATAAGGCCTTCACCATATTCTAACCCACCACCTGGAAACTTGCTGAAGCTTCGTCCTCCGGATTGTTCGTCACTAACCAATATTTGATTATCTGCATTGATTAATAGACCGTAAACTCTTACATTGAAATAACTCATGGTTGAAATGTTTGTTTTGCTGAAGTATTTATACAGCTACCTGGACTCAAATAAAATACGGAGTTTTCACGGCGCAGCTATTTCATAAAGGCAACTAATAAGGGGAC from Pedobacter sp. WC2423 carries:
- a CDS encoding NUDIX domain-containing protein — its product is MSYFNVRVYGLLINADNQILVSDEQSGGRSFSKFPGGGLEYGEGLIDALKREFMEECNAEIEVLSHFYTTDFYEKSSFNDSQIISIYYLVREVGTLTMKFKTEAFDFDPETLQSFRWIDLNALAESDVTFKTDKTVVNMLLSLIAESAD